A window from Aliamphritea hakodatensis encodes these proteins:
- the sbmA gene encoding peptide antibiotic transporter SbmA: MFNSFFPNPKMFFLSVVLFSGVSCGIWYGFNDQMALLVGLDIADEQPVIGLGHFVTDSFLLFYGYYFLCTALFSLFWFKYANHKWQWWSIVGSSAILFSTYFSVQVSVAINNWRRPFFDLVQTALKPIDPEGGDAAAAAVTDEKVSSVSSELFDLIVIFSEIAFLAIFVFVVTRFFVSHFIFRWRTAMNDYYTARWEQVRHIEGASQRIQEDTMRFASIMEGLGVSIIDSVMTLFAFLPVLWVLSDYVSELPVVGEIAHPLFYAALVWAIFGTGLLALVGIKLPGLEFKNQRVEAAFRKELVYGEDDEARAEPVTLRELFANVRKNYFRLYFHYMYFNVARMMYLQADNIFVFVLLVPTIAVGAITFGVLQQILTAFGQVSNSFQYLVNSWTTIVELLSVYKRLASFEAVIHHQPLPEIDSEAVAEPGAAQ, from the coding sequence ATGTTTAATTCTTTTTTTCCCAACCCGAAAATGTTTTTTTTGTCGGTGGTGCTTTTTTCGGGTGTGAGTTGCGGGATTTGGTACGGCTTTAATGATCAGATGGCCTTGCTGGTCGGATTGGATATTGCGGATGAGCAACCGGTTATTGGTTTAGGGCACTTTGTTACTGATTCATTCCTGTTGTTTTATGGGTACTACTTCCTTTGTACGGCGCTGTTTTCTCTGTTCTGGTTTAAGTATGCCAATCATAAGTGGCAGTGGTGGTCGATTGTCGGTTCGTCTGCGATTTTATTTTCGACCTATTTTTCTGTTCAGGTATCAGTGGCAATTAACAACTGGCGCCGGCCGTTTTTCGACCTGGTACAGACGGCGCTGAAACCCATTGATCCTGAGGGCGGGGATGCTGCCGCTGCAGCCGTGACAGATGAGAAGGTGTCTTCGGTTTCGTCTGAGTTGTTTGATCTGATTGTGATCTTTTCCGAGATCGCGTTTCTGGCGATTTTTGTCTTTGTGGTGACGCGTTTCTTTGTCAGCCACTTTATTTTCCGCTGGCGTACGGCCATGAATGACTACTATACCGCCAGATGGGAGCAGGTGCGGCATATTGAGGGTGCCTCGCAGCGGATACAGGAAGATACCATGCGCTTTGCATCTATTATGGAAGGGCTTGGGGTGTCGATTATTGATTCTGTGATGACGCTGTTTGCGTTTTTGCCGGTGCTCTGGGTGTTGTCTGATTATGTGTCTGAGCTGCCGGTTGTCGGTGAGATTGCGCATCCGCTGTTTTATGCGGCGCTGGTGTGGGCGATTTTCGGTACCGGTTTGCTGGCGCTGGTGGGGATCAAACTGCCGGGGCTGGAGTTTAAAAATCAGCGGGTGGAGGCGGCTTTCCGTAAGGAGTTGGTGTATGGCGAGGATGATGAGGCCCGTGCTGAGCCGGTGACGCTGCGAGAGCTGTTTGCCAATGTGCGAAAAAACTATTTCCGGCTGTATTTTCACTATATGTATTTCAATGTTGCCCGGATGATGTATCTGCAGGCAGATAATATTTTTGTCTTTGTATTGCTGGTGCCGACCATTGCGGTTGGGGCTATCACCTTTGGTGTGCTGCAGCAGATTCTGACGGCCTTTGGGCAGGTGAGTAATTCCTTTCAGTATCTGGTGAATTCATGGACCACCATTGTTGAGCTGCTGTCTGTATATAAGCGTCTGGCATCGTTTGAGGCGGTGATTCACCATCAGCCGTTGCCGGAAATTGACAGTGAAGCGGTGGCTGAGCCGGGTGCTGCTCAGTAA
- the selD gene encoding selenide, water dikinase SelD, producing MQQDLTPKAKHLIFVGGGHAHALALLMMAMKKPEGVKITLISNAIQTPYSGMLPGLIAGHYSFDEAHIDLGRLCRFAGVNFIEDYVTGIDPDNRTVHCRNHPDFSYDILSIDTGSVPGRHQIPGATEWTIPVKPVDRFLDHWQAIQTHIRQSPEASLRIGAVGGGASAVEVILAMQHKLQQAQLADQVSFHVVSGPDDILPNHNDKVRNRYRQVLNKRQVEVHTGFTVSRVSEHCLHTADERTLELDYIIWATAATGAEWPAQAGLQTGPSGCIEVNDCLQSLSHPNIFACGDIADMINHPRPKAGVFAVRQGKPLLKNLLAALAGKKLTPFKPQKQFLSLISTGDKYAVASRSNWSLAGRLIWHWKNRIDQKFMRRFSEATMLPDASSNKPVKVENPDMRCGGCGAKVGNTVLQRVLSQLPSGSKDDIPVGLQHPDDAAVIAVPEDKLLVQSVDSFRQLINDDYQFGKIAAVHALGDVFAMGATAHSAQALVTLPHASDELLEEQLLHLLKGALDIFTECGVTLVGGHTSEGSELSLGFAINGFADPQQLMTKGGIRSGDYLLVTKPLGTGVLFASDMRGQAHGRWISAALQQMQHSNFRASQILGDFDCKACTDITGFGLAGHLLEMLSPGGFSAELISNRLPVLEGAELCLQSGLQSSLHPDNRRYDSQVTADKDIPAGRQELLYDPQTAGGLLAAIHPDKLDDCLAALQTAGYSHTAVIGKVTDPVGCSAKIRLVTGTE from the coding sequence ATGCAACAGGATCTCACCCCAAAGGCCAAGCACCTGATATTTGTGGGCGGCGGCCACGCCCATGCGCTTGCCCTGCTTATGATGGCAATGAAGAAACCGGAAGGCGTTAAAATCACTCTGATTTCAAATGCCATTCAAACCCCTTATTCAGGTATGCTGCCGGGGCTGATCGCCGGACACTACAGTTTTGACGAAGCCCACATCGATCTGGGCCGGTTATGCCGCTTTGCAGGGGTTAACTTCATTGAAGACTACGTGACCGGTATCGACCCGGACAACCGGACCGTACACTGCCGGAATCATCCGGATTTCAGCTACGATATCCTCAGCATCGATACCGGCTCGGTTCCCGGCCGCCATCAGATACCCGGGGCCACTGAATGGACCATCCCGGTCAAGCCAGTAGACCGTTTTCTGGACCATTGGCAGGCCATTCAGACACACATCCGCCAGTCACCCGAAGCCTCTTTGCGCATAGGTGCGGTTGGCGGCGGGGCCAGTGCTGTTGAAGTCATACTGGCCATGCAGCATAAACTTCAGCAGGCACAACTGGCAGATCAGGTCAGCTTCCATGTGGTCAGCGGTCCGGATGACATTCTGCCAAACCACAACGACAAGGTACGCAACCGCTACCGCCAGGTATTGAATAAACGTCAGGTGGAAGTACATACCGGCTTTACCGTCAGCCGGGTTAGCGAACACTGCCTGCATACCGCCGATGAACGTACCCTTGAGTTGGACTACATTATCTGGGCAACCGCGGCCACCGGTGCCGAATGGCCCGCGCAGGCAGGCCTGCAAACCGGGCCGTCCGGCTGCATTGAAGTGAATGACTGTCTGCAGTCACTCTCTCATCCGAATATCTTTGCCTGTGGTGATATTGCCGACATGATCAACCATCCCCGGCCAAAAGCCGGGGTCTTTGCAGTGCGTCAGGGCAAGCCACTACTGAAAAACCTGCTGGCGGCACTGGCAGGTAAAAAGCTCACGCCTTTTAAGCCACAAAAACAGTTTCTCAGCCTGATCAGCACCGGCGACAAATATGCCGTTGCTTCACGCAGCAACTGGTCACTGGCTGGCCGCCTGATCTGGCACTGGAAAAACCGTATCGATCAGAAGTTCATGCGCCGTTTCAGTGAAGCCACCATGCTGCCGGACGCCAGCAGTAATAAGCCAGTCAAAGTGGAAAACCCGGACATGCGCTGCGGCGGCTGCGGCGCCAAGGTTGGTAATACCGTATTGCAACGGGTACTCAGCCAGTTGCCTTCCGGCTCAAAAGACGACATTCCCGTCGGGCTGCAACACCCGGATGACGCCGCAGTCATCGCCGTGCCTGAAGACAAACTGCTGGTGCAGTCTGTGGACAGTTTCCGTCAGTTGATTAACGACGACTACCAGTTCGGTAAAATAGCCGCGGTTCATGCGCTGGGCGACGTATTCGCCATGGGCGCCACCGCCCACAGCGCTCAGGCACTGGTCACCTTACCCCATGCCAGCGACGAACTGCTGGAAGAACAGCTCCTTCACCTGCTCAAAGGTGCTTTGGACATCTTTACTGAATGTGGCGTCACCCTGGTGGGCGGCCATACCTCGGAAGGCAGTGAACTGTCACTGGGCTTTGCCATCAACGGCTTTGCCGATCCGCAACAGCTGATGACCAAAGGCGGTATCCGCAGCGGCGACTACCTGCTGGTCACCAAACCTCTTGGGACCGGCGTACTCTTTGCCAGCGACATGCGCGGTCAGGCCCACGGCCGCTGGATCAGTGCCGCCCTGCAACAGATGCAGCACTCCAACTTCAGGGCCAGCCAGATCCTTGGCGACTTTGACTGTAAAGCCTGTACCGATATCACCGGCTTTGGTCTGGCCGGCCACCTGCTGGAAATGCTCAGCCCCGGTGGCTTCAGCGCCGAACTGATAAGCAACCGCCTGCCAGTACTGGAAGGCGCAGAACTCTGCCTGCAGAGCGGCCTGCAAAGTTCACTGCACCCGGATAACCGGCGCTATGACAGTCAGGTGACCGCTGATAAAGACATTCCTGCCGGGCGTCAGGAGCTACTATACGACCCGCAAACCGCCGGTGGTTTACTGGCAGCCATCCACCCGGATAAGCTGGACGACTGTTTGGCAGCATTACAGACCGCCGGATACAGCCATACTGCCGTCATTGGTAAAGTAACCGACCCGGTTGGCTGCAGCGCAAAAATCCGGCTGGTAACCGGTACGGAATAA
- a CDS encoding CvfB family protein encodes MATIGRSNQLKVVKEVKFGVYLDGEELGDILLPVRYVPENTKIGDILDVFIYLDSDDYLIATTLEPKTAVGEFACLTAVSVNRIGAFFDWGLPKDLLVPFSEQKQTVEEGKKYLVYTYLDNETDRIAGSTKLNKFLDNYPHAFKKGQQVDLIIEDHTHIGYKAIINGTHWGVVYDNDVFKPLRYGQKMKGFIKQIRPDGKINLTLQKLGYGKTDDVSKRIMHMLQEQDGFIACNDKTPPDVIYKLFGVSKKAFKLAIGRLYKERSITIEERGIRLNEK; translated from the coding sequence ATGGCAACTATTGGCAGAAGCAATCAATTAAAAGTAGTAAAAGAAGTGAAGTTCGGCGTCTATCTGGACGGGGAAGAACTTGGCGATATTTTACTGCCAGTCCGTTATGTGCCGGAGAACACCAAAATCGGTGACATATTAGACGTATTCATTTATCTGGATTCAGACGACTACCTGATCGCCACCACACTGGAACCGAAAACCGCCGTAGGTGAGTTTGCCTGCCTGACGGCCGTCTCGGTTAACCGTATCGGCGCTTTTTTCGACTGGGGCCTGCCAAAAGACCTGCTGGTGCCTTTCAGTGAGCAGAAACAAACAGTCGAAGAAGGTAAAAAGTACCTTGTTTATACCTATCTGGATAACGAAACAGACCGTATTGCCGGCTCCACTAAACTCAATAAGTTCCTGGATAACTACCCGCACGCATTTAAAAAGGGCCAGCAGGTAGACCTGATTATCGAGGACCATACCCATATCGGCTACAAAGCAATTATCAACGGCACCCACTGGGGCGTTGTGTATGACAACGACGTATTCAAACCCCTGCGTTACGGCCAGAAGATGAAAGGCTTTATTAAGCAGATCCGCCCGGACGGCAAAATTAACCTCACTCTGCAAAAGCTTGGCTATGGCAAAACCGACGATGTCAGCAAACGCATTATGCATATGCTGCAGGAACAGGACGGCTTTATTGCCTGTAACGACAAAACCCCGCCGGATGTTATCTACAAACTGTTCGGTGTCAGCAAGAAAGCCTTCAAACTGGCCATCGGCCGCCTGTACAAAGAACGCAGCATTACAATCGAAGAACGTGGCATTCGCCTGAACGAGAAATAA
- a CDS encoding trypsin-like serine peptidase — protein MVHNVESGGGGKGVSCIIRAAVLVVWFYIAGVYGGPVSGPAVSSDQQYIYSPRVVVSGDVFPWRAIGRINLAGRGYCTATLIARDVVLTAAHCLWNRDMGRWYPLQYLKFVVGMNGKNVQAVAGIKRMLVSRAFSAAVSQAAKPWLDVRSDWALLRLDKPLGDMLGSVSLATGMRPSVGMPVVHAGYRYDRQEVLTVQQRCVITGIYDRQRLLRSNCQSGYGDSGGPLLFRQEGRWYVLGLHSVRVGDSASLAVAARVYSEFWSGF, from the coding sequence ATGGTTCACAATGTTGAATCGGGGGGAGGCGGAAAGGGAGTTTCGTGCATTATCCGGGCGGCTGTTCTGGTTGTCTGGTTCTATATTGCCGGTGTTTATGGTGGCCCGGTATCTGGTCCTGCTGTGTCTTCTGATCAGCAGTACATCTATTCACCCAGAGTTGTTGTGTCCGGAGATGTTTTTCCGTGGCGGGCGATTGGCCGGATCAATCTGGCGGGGCGGGGTTACTGTACGGCGACGCTGATTGCCCGGGATGTTGTTCTGACGGCGGCTCATTGTCTGTGGAATCGTGATATGGGTCGCTGGTATCCGCTGCAGTATCTGAAGTTTGTTGTAGGTATGAATGGCAAAAATGTTCAGGCGGTCGCAGGTATTAAGCGCATGCTTGTTTCCCGGGCTTTCAGTGCGGCAGTGAGTCAGGCCGCTAAACCCTGGCTGGACGTGCGATCGGACTGGGCATTGTTAAGGCTCGATAAGCCGCTTGGTGACATGTTGGGGTCAGTCTCTCTGGCTACGGGCATGCGGCCGTCAGTCGGGATGCCGGTGGTGCATGCCGGTTACCGCTATGACAGGCAGGAAGTGCTGACCGTTCAGCAGAGGTGTGTTATTACCGGTATTTATGACCGTCAGCGATTGCTCAGAAGCAACTGTCAGAGCGGGTATGGTGATTCCGGTGGGCCGTTGCTGTTCAGGCAGGAAGGCCGGTGGTATGTGCTGGGGTTGCACAGTGTCAGGGTTGGAGATTCTGCCAGTCTGGCGGTGGCGGCTCGCGTCTATTCAGAGTTCTGGTCCGGGTTCTGA
- a CDS encoding trypsin-like serine peptidase, which translates to MSVVKLSRLFIVWIVMSGALAGPVWSADKSASVLHENYPQERKWVSSQQFPWRAIGRINLAGYGHCTATLVAEDVVLTAAHCLWNQRVGRWYPAKYLTFVAGVEKESFQGIAKGVSMQIAPGYTYSKHNEMNKVKRDWALLKLNKPLGRALGYLPLLEADGMFQGKSLIQAGYRGDRAFVLTVQAGCKVKALHESKRLLQSNCRTTGGDSGGPVLSEEKDGWYLVGLHSGRLETDESLAVTAENFRPQSVPWKW; encoded by the coding sequence GTGTCTGTAGTAAAACTGTCTCGGTTGTTTATTGTGTGGATTGTTATGTCCGGTGCGCTTGCCGGGCCGGTGTGGTCGGCAGATAAGTCTGCTTCAGTGTTGCATGAAAATTATCCACAGGAGCGTAAATGGGTGTCGAGCCAGCAGTTTCCCTGGCGGGCGATCGGGCGGATAAATCTGGCGGGTTACGGGCACTGTACGGCGACGCTGGTGGCTGAGGATGTGGTGCTGACTGCGGCCCATTGTTTGTGGAATCAGCGGGTTGGTCGCTGGTATCCGGCGAAGTATCTGACCTTTGTTGCCGGTGTGGAAAAGGAGTCTTTTCAGGGGATTGCCAAAGGTGTTTCGATGCAGATCGCGCCGGGTTATACCTATTCAAAGCACAATGAAATGAATAAGGTGAAGCGGGACTGGGCTTTGCTGAAGTTAAACAAGCCGCTGGGAAGGGCGTTGGGTTACCTGCCGTTGCTGGAAGCGGATGGTATGTTTCAGGGCAAATCGTTGATCCAGGCAGGTTATCGGGGAGACCGGGCATTCGTATTAACGGTTCAGGCGGGTTGTAAGGTTAAGGCTTTGCATGAGAGTAAGCGTTTACTGCAAAGTAATTGCCGTACGACCGGTGGTGATTCCGGTGGGCCGGTGCTTTCTGAAGAAAAGGATGGCTGGTACCTGGTTGGCTTGCACAGCGGGCGTTTGGAAACGGATGAAAGTCTGGCGGTGACGGCAGAAAATTTCAGGCCGCAAAGCGTGCCGTGGAAGTGGTGA